The Levilactobacillus namurensis genomic interval CTAACGCCTTGGTCTTATCGACCAATTCATCGTTGGTCCAAGCATATTCGATCTTAGCCTGCTTTCCGTTGGTCTTGATTCGATACAGAGGCGGCAACGCAATGTAGACCCGACCAGCATCGATCATTGGTCGCATGTACTTGTAGAAGAACGTCAACAAGAGGATCTGGATATGCGCACCATCGTCATCGGCATCGGTCATGATAATGATCTTGTCGTAGTTGGCGGAATCAATATCAAAGTCAGCGCCCACGCCCGCACCAATGGTGTAGATCATGGTACTAATTTCTTCGTTCTTCATAATGTCCGGTAGCTTGGCCTTCTCGGTGTTCAAGACCTTTCCCCGTAATGGTAGGATGGCTTGGAACTTCCGATTCCGGCCCTGCTTAGCTGACCCACCGGCGGAATCCCCTTCGACTAAGAACAACTCGTTCTTAGCTGAATTTTTGGATTGGGCAGGGGTAAGCTTACCCGACAAGAGACGTTCGTGACGCTTGTGTTTCTTGCCGTTTCGGGTCTCGTCTCGGGCCTTCCGCGCAGCTTCCCGCGCCTGACGCGCCTGGGTCGCCTTGTGGATCAGCATCTTCCCGAAATCCCCGTTTTCCATTAAGAAGTAAGTCAGTTGTTCCGCAACAATCTGGTCAACGATGGTCCGGGCTTCCGGCGTGCCCAACTTTTCCTTGGTTTGACCTTCGAACTGCAACAGGTTTTCGGGAACCCGCAGTGAGATCACCGCAGAAAGGCCTTCACGGATATCCGACCCTTCGATGTTTTTATCGCGGTCCTTCAATAAGCCGACTTTTCGTCCGTATTCGTTGAACGCCTTGGTCCAACCACTGCGCATCCCCGCTTCGTGGGTCCCGCCGTCCTTAGTCCGCACATTGTTGACAAAGGATAGCAGGTTTTCAGTATAGCCATCGTTATACTGAGCGGCAACTTCCACTTCGATTCCCGACTTTTTGCCGTCGAAGTACAGAATGTCCCCCAGCGTGTCCTTGTCTTCGTTCAGATAACTGACGAACTCCTTGATGCCTTCCTCGTAATGGTAGACTTCTTCGCGTTCTTGACCTTGACGTTCGTCCGTTAACGTGATCTTTACGCCCTTCAGGAGAAAAGCGGATTCTCGTAAGCGCTCCGCTAAGGTCCCAAAGTTGTAGACCGTGGTCGTGAAAATCTGACTATCTGGTTTAAACGTTATCGTGGTCCCGTTATGGGCTCGGGTATTCCCTAACTTCTTAAGGGTGCCCTGTGGCTTTCCACCATCACGGAACTTTTCCTGGTAGCGCACACCGTCCCGTACGATTGTCACCGTCAGCGCACTGGATAACGCGTTCACGACGGACGCACCGACCCCGTGTAACCCACCGGAGGTCTTATAACCGCCTTGGCCGAACTTCCCACCGGCATGGAGGACCGTTAAGATGACTTCGGGCGTGGGAATCCCCGAAGCATGCATCCCCACGGGCATTCCCCGTCCGTGGTCGACCACGGTAATACTATTATCCGGATGAATCGTCACGTTGATTTCTTTCCCATATCCGGCTAGGGCTTCGTCGACCGCGTTATCGACGATTTCGTAGACCAAATGATGTAAGCCCCGGCTGTCGGTCGATCCGATATACATCCCCGGACGTTTACGAACAGCTTCCAACCCCTGCAATACCTGAATGGAGGAGTCGTCATACTTTGGTTTTGCTTTCGCCATGCGTAAATCTCCTTTACTGTTTAATCCTATCTGTGAATAACTTCTAGTTTACGCCAATACGAACATATGTTCAATAGAAGCGACGAAAAGGCGTGCTAGAGGTCTTCATAACTTCATAATCATACCACAGGGAACTAAAAAATGACCAGTTCCCCCAGATAATTGGCGTTCATCAGAAAACATGCTAAAATATAGAGCAGCTTATTTGACGGTTTTTAGCCGTCACCACCAAGAGCGGAGGAATGTGTTTTGAAATTAGTCGGCTTACTTATCCTAGCCTATCTTTTAGGCGCCATTCCCAACGGCGTCTGGATTGGCAAATTCTTCTTTAAGACCGATATTCGCCAAGCCGGTTCCGGCAACATCGGGACCACGAATACTTACCGGGTCCTCGGCCCCTACGCCGGGACCACCGTTATGGTCCTCGACATCGCTAAGGGAACGGTCGCTACGTTACTGCCCACCTGGTTTCACGTGACCACGGGGCTGGGAACCGCGACGCCCTTGTTGTTCGGCCTCTTTGCCATTCTTGGTCACACGGTCTCCGTCTTCGACCACTTTAAGGGGGGCAAGGCCGTCGCCACGTCGGCGGGGATGCTGCTGGCTTACAACCCCATCATGTTCGTGATTGCTGCCGGCCTGTGGGTCAGCCTGATCTACTGGACCAGTATGGTCAGTCTGGCTAGCATGGTCGCCTTCAGCCTGGTCACGGTGATCTCGCTATTCTTCCGGGATCCATACTTGACCGGCATCGCCGTTGTCTTAACGATCTTTGTCTTCTACCGCCACCGGACGAACATCACGCGGATCCGTCAAGGGACCGAGTCCTTAGTCCCGTTTGGCCGCGGTTACCGGCGACACCGAACCAGTAAGTAACTTGAGTCTCACACAGAGGAAAGACCACACCGTTGTGCATCACGACGGTGTGGTCTTTTTTCGTTAAAAGTAGGTAATCTGGTAGCCGACCTGGACATCCGCGCCGGGTGCTAACTGGTGAATCGCAACCTTGGTGCGGAGATCACCGGTGGCCTGCACATCATCGGCCAGACCCCACCAAGGTTCTAAGCAGACGAACGGCGCTTGCTTAGGGTAAGGTGACCAGATTCCTAAGTACGGCGCGGCGACCGTCAATGCTACCCCGTGGTCGTCCTTAGGCGTGCTCAGCATGACCGTTGTCTCGCGGTTATTGAGCGTCAAGATCTGGGCGTCATGGTCGAATAGCGCGTGCTTCAACGCCAATGGCTGCGTGAGATCCAACGGTACCGCGTGTTGCGTGTCGCTGTATGGTCCGACTAAGGGGACCCGCTGATAGACTTGCTTCGGCGCAACGGTTACTTGGTAATCCGTAAAGTCGGCTGCTGCCTGGCCCAGTGGTAAGTTGAAGCCGGGATGGGCCCCAAACGACCAGGGCATGGTCTGCGTTCCTTGGTTTTGGATCGTTGCGGCGACCTGTAACCCGTGATCCACCAAGGTGTAGTGCACCGTTAACTTAAACGCAAAGGGGTACTTTTCGCGACTCTGCGCATCCGCTTGTAGCTGTAAAGTCAGCGCCGTGGCGCTTTGATCCACGACCGTAAACGTCCGGTCCCGGGCAAACCCGTGCTGGGTCATCTGATACGTCTGGCCGTCGACCTGGTACTGGTTGTCCTGTAGCCGCCCCACAATGGGGAACAGGAACGGTGCATGCCGCCCCCAAAACGCCTTATCAGCCTGCCACATGTACTCCAGGTGACTGTCATTGTCCGTGACACTAGTTAACTCCGCACCCAATGGATTGATTTTTACCGTTAAATACTGATTCTTTAAAGTGAACATCGCGTACCTCCCATACTCAACTCATGTGAATCCTTATGTAAAAGCGCGTAGGCTCCCCCACGCGCTCCATAACCTGTTAAAGAATGTACCGGGAAAGGTCCTTGTTTTGAACAATATCCCCGATTTTATCGTTGACGTAGCTTTCCGTGATGGTCACGTCGCCGCCACCCATGTCAGGCCCTTCGTACAATAAGTCCTCCAAGAGTTTTTCTAAGACCGTCTGTAGGCGCCGAGCCCCAATATTTTGGTTCTCATGGTTCAGTTCAAAGGCTAACTCAGCGATCCGTTGAATGGCCTCCATGGTGAAGGTCACCTTGATATTGTCGGTCCCAATCAGCGCAATGTATTGCTTGATCAGTGCGTTATTGGGCTCCGTTAAGATCCGCACGAAGTCTTCCTTGCTCAGGTCGTTCAATTCAACCCGAATCGGGAAGCGGCCCTGCAGTTCCGCAATCAGGTCACTAGGCTTGGACTCCGCAAACGCCCCGGCCGCAATGAACAGGATGTGGTCGGTATCGATGGTGCCGTACTTAGTCTTCACCTGAGTGCCTTCGACGATTGGCAGGATGTCGCGTTGCACCCCTTCACGGGAAACATCCCCGCTGTTTTGACTACTACCCTTCGCAATCTTATCGATTTCATCCAAGAAGATGATCCCGGTGTTTTCGGCTCGCTGAATGGCGTCGTGGTTGATGTCGGCATTGTTGACCAACTTCTCAGACTCTTCGGCGATCAGGATCTCCCGGGCTTCGGCGACCGTCACCGTCCGCTTGATGCGCTTCTTGGGCATGATGGACCCTAGAGTATCGTTGAGATCGATGCCCATCTGACCCAACATGTTATTATCCGTCGCGTTGGCCTGTTGCGGGTCGTCCATTTCGATTTCGACCTTGTGGTTTTCCAGCAGCCCCTTATTCAATTGTTCGGTCAGCGACAACCGTTCGTTACGAATCTCGTCGGTGACTTCTTCTTGTTGGTCTGGTGCTGTTGGCGTCTGACCGCTTTGCATCTGGGAGAACATCTTCATCATGTTCGAAAAGTCGTTGTTGCTCGTGTCATTTTTCTTCTTAGCCGGCGCGAGCAGCTTAACTAACCGCTTGTTCGCCGCCTGTGCAGCATCGTTACGGACGTTCTTGAATTGGTCCTTCTTTTCCATCGTCACGGCCACTTCGACCAGGTCACGGACCATGGATTCAACGTCCCGACCAACGTACCCAACTTCGGTGAACTTGCTGGCTTCGACCTTTGTAAATGGAGCATGTACAATTTTCGCCAACCGCCGAGCAATTTCGGTTTTCCCGACCCCGGTCGGTCCAATCATTAGCATGTTCTTGGGCGAAATTTCTTCTTGCATGCTTGCATCGAGTTGCATCCGCCGGTACCGGTTGCGCAAGGCAATCGCAATGGCCTTCTTGGCATCGTCCTGACCAATGACGTATTGATTTAAGAGATTTACGATCTCTTTTGGTGTCTTATTAATCGCATCCACGACTAAATTCCTCCATTCGAGTTAGAGTTCTTCGGAAATAACATTTTCGTTGGTGAAGATATCGATCCCACCCGCAATGTGAATGGCACTTTCGGCAATTTCCTTGGCCGTCATGTCAGGCGCGTGGTGGTGTAAGGCCGTGGCGGCCGCTAAGGCAAAGTTGCCCCCGGACCCAATAGCCAGGATATCGTCGTCGGGTGCGATGACTTCACCGGACCCGGAGACCAGTAACATCTCGTCCTTATCCATCACGATCAACAGGGCTTCCAACTTCTGTAGAGCTTGGTCCGAACGCCATTGCTTGGCTAATTCGACCGCCGCACGTTGGAGGTTACCACTGTATTCGTTGAGTTGCGCTTCAAACTTCTCTTCGAGGTTAAAGGCATCCGCCACGCTACCGGCAAAGCCGACCACGACTTTATCGTTATAGATCCGGCGAATCTTGTGGGCGGTCCCCTTCATGATGACCTTTTCCCCCATCGTCACTTGTCCGTCACCCGCCATAGCATTATGGCCGTTATGACGCACAGCACAGATGGTCGTTGCTTCAAATTTTACTGGCATAACCGGATACTCCTTTTCAAGATGGTTTCTGAGTTGACTTTTCCGTGGCCCGCGGGAAGAACTGGCGATAGTCGCGCTGGAGATGTTCCCGGGTCACATGGGTATAGATTTGAGTCGTTGACAGGCTACTGTGACCTAGCAATTCCTGAACAGACCGGAGATCAGCCCCGCGGTTCAGGAGGTGCGTGGCAAACGTGTGC includes:
- the parE gene encoding DNA topoisomerase IV subunit B, whose translation is MAKAKPKYDDSSIQVLQGLEAVRKRPGMYIGSTDSRGLHHLVYEIVDNAVDEALAGYGKEINVTIHPDNSITVVDHGRGMPVGMHASGIPTPEVILTVLHAGGKFGQGGYKTSGGLHGVGASVVNALSSALTVTIVRDGVRYQEKFRDGGKPQGTLKKLGNTRAHNGTTITFKPDSQIFTTTVYNFGTLAERLRESAFLLKGVKITLTDERQGQEREEVYHYEEGIKEFVSYLNEDKDTLGDILYFDGKKSGIEVEVAAQYNDGYTENLLSFVNNVRTKDGGTHEAGMRSGWTKAFNEYGRKVGLLKDRDKNIEGSDIREGLSAVISLRVPENLLQFEGQTKEKLGTPEARTIVDQIVAEQLTYFLMENGDFGKMLIHKATQARQAREAARKARDETRNGKKHKRHERLLSGKLTPAQSKNSAKNELFLVEGDSAGGSAKQGRNRKFQAILPLRGKVLNTEKAKLPDIMKNEEISTMIYTIGAGVGADFDIDSANYDKIIIMTDADDDGAHIQILLLTFFYKYMRPMIDAGRVYIALPPLYRIKTNGKQAKIEYAWTNDELVDKTKALGNRNYSLQRFKGLGEMDAEQLWDTTMDPDKRTLIRVQIDDAALAERRVTTLMGDKVEPRRKWIEQNVQFTLEDEDQDFLTGETPGKK
- the hslV gene encoding HslVU peptidase proteolytic subunit, which codes for MPVKFEATTICAVRHNGHNAMAGDGQVTMGEKVIMKGTAHKIRRIYNDKVVVGFAGSVADAFNLEEKFEAQLNEYSGNLQRAAVELAKQWRSDQALQKLEALLIVMDKDEMLLVSGSGEVIAPDDDILAIGSGGNFALAAATALHHHAPDMTAKEIAESAIHIAGGIDIFTNENVISEEL
- a CDS encoding aldose 1-epimerase family protein, with amino-acid sequence MFTLKNQYLTVKINPLGAELTSVTDNDSHLEYMWQADKAFWGRHAPFLFPIVGRLQDNQYQVDGQTYQMTQHGFARDRTFTVVDQSATALTLQLQADAQSREKYPFAFKLTVHYTLVDHGLQVAATIQNQGTQTMPWSFGAHPGFNLPLGQAAADFTDYQVTVAPKQVYQRVPLVGPYSDTQHAVPLDLTQPLALKHALFDHDAQILTLNNRETTVMLSTPKDDHGVALTVAAPYLGIWSPYPKQAPFVCLEPWWGLADDVQATGDLRTKVAIHQLAPGADVQVGYQITYF
- the hslU gene encoding ATP-dependent protease ATPase subunit HslU, with protein sequence MDAINKTPKEIVNLLNQYVIGQDDAKKAIAIALRNRYRRMQLDASMQEEISPKNMLMIGPTGVGKTEIARRLAKIVHAPFTKVEASKFTEVGYVGRDVESMVRDLVEVAVTMEKKDQFKNVRNDAAQAANKRLVKLLAPAKKKNDTSNNDFSNMMKMFSQMQSGQTPTAPDQQEEVTDEIRNERLSLTEQLNKGLLENHKVEIEMDDPQQANATDNNMLGQMGIDLNDTLGSIMPKKRIKRTVTVAEAREILIAEESEKLVNNADINHDAIQRAENTGIIFLDEIDKIAKGSSQNSGDVSREGVQRDILPIVEGTQVKTKYGTIDTDHILFIAAGAFAESKPSDLIAELQGRFPIRVELNDLSKEDFVRILTEPNNALIKQYIALIGTDNIKVTFTMEAIQRIAELAFELNHENQNIGARRLQTVLEKLLEDLLYEGPDMGGGDVTITESYVNDKIGDIVQNKDLSRYIL
- the plsY gene encoding glycerol-3-phosphate 1-O-acyltransferase PlsY → MKLVGLLILAYLLGAIPNGVWIGKFFFKTDIRQAGSGNIGTTNTYRVLGPYAGTTVMVLDIAKGTVATLLPTWFHVTTGLGTATPLLFGLFAILGHTVSVFDHFKGGKAVATSAGMLLAYNPIMFVIAAGLWVSLIYWTSMVSLASMVAFSLVTVISLFFRDPYLTGIAVVLTIFVFYRHRTNITRIRQGTESLVPFGRGYRRHRTSK